From the Labilithrix sp. genome, the window GAGGACGCGGCTCCGCTCGCGCTCCTCCGGCGCCGAGAGATCGACCGCGAGCGTGCGCCCCGCGCGCTCGAGCACGACGCCGACGCGCACGAGCTCGGCGAACGCGTCCGCGACGAGCGGCGGATGCGGCGTGCCCTTCGCGAGCTCGCCCACCGCGTCGCCGGAGAACGCGGCGACGATCTCGACGAGCAGCGGCGCGGTCCCTCGCTGGATCGTCCCGCGCCTGCTCCACGGCAGCGGCGCGTCGAGCGCGTCCTTCACGAGCGACGCCGCGAGCCCGTCGAGCACGTCCTCGCGCGCGAGCGCCTCGCGTCCGCGCAGCGTACGGAGGCCACGCGCGAGCGTGAGCGCCGCGATCGCGTCGGCGGGCGAGACGCGCTGCTTTCGCTTTCGCAGATGCGCGACCGCCGCGAACAACATGTCCTCGCCGGCCGCGTCCGCGCCGCGCTCCCACACGCGCTGGTAGAACGCGGGCGACGGCATCCCCGCTTCGTAGCCGACGAACGCGTCGAGGCGATGGAAGGAGTACGGCACGAGGTACGTCCCCGCGCGCGCGATCCCCGCGCGCTCCGGCGCCGCGGGCCGCTCCGCGCTCGCGTCGCCCCCCACGCGCTCCAGCGCCGGCGCGTGGTAGCCGCCGCACACCACCATCACCGCGCGCTCCGCCCGCGCCCGCGCCCACGCGATCCACCGCGCCATGTACGCCTCGCGCGCGAGATCGCTCTCGCTCGCCGGCTCGTCGCTCGCGCGGAGCTCCGCGAAGTACGCGCCGAGCCGCTCCCGCAGCGCGCCCGCCGCGAGCGGCTGCTCGAAGAGGTGGTCCCACAGCGCGTCCGTCGTCTCCACCCCGAACCGCGCCGCGAGCGCGTCGAGGCTCTTCGCCGTTCGATCGGAGTACCGGTTCTCCACCGCCGCGAACGCGTCGCTCCAAGCGGGGAGGTCGATGAAGAACGTCGCGCGCCGCTCGCCGCCGCTCCGGAGCGCGACCCACTCCGGCGAGTACGCGCAGAAGGGCGACCAGCTCGCGTGCCGGATCCCGTCCCCGTGCGCGAAGCTGAAGAGCGCGATCGGCGGGCGGTGCGCGAGGCGGAGCTCGTCGATGCGGTCGTTGAAGTCAGCGGGACCTTCGACGAGGACGACGTCGGGATCGACCTCCGCGATCGTCTCCGCGACGAGCCGCGCGCACGCCGGGCTGTGATGGCGGACGCCGACGACGTGGAGCGGCGCGCTCACGACCCCGGGATCTTGTGACGGGCCTCGTAGAACGCCTTCCAGTGCGCGCCGTTCTTGCGGCCCACCCGCTGCTCGAAGTACCGCCGCAGGCGCGCGAGGTCGTCGTTGTTGCTCTTCACCGCCGCGCCGACGAGGCACTCGACGAGATCGCCCGGCGTCGGCGCGCCGGCGGCGAGGTAGTGGCCGCGCACCCCGACCGCGTGCGCGACGCTCACCGCCTCCGCGGTGCTCATCGCGGTCGAGAGGCGATCGGTCGCCTGGCCGTCGGTCGTCTCCCCCGCGCGGAGCTCGCGGAACGTCGTCACGAGGAGCTCGAGCACCTCCTCCGGCAGCGGCGCGGTGACGCCCGAGCGCGCGAGGAGCCGCGCCGCCTCGGCGCGCACGAGCGCGATCTCGGTCGCGAGGTCCGCGATCGGGAACACCGTCTCGAAGTTGAAGCGTCGCTTCAGCGCGGCGCTCATCTCGTTCACGCCGAGGTCACGCGTGTTCGCGGTCGCGATCACGTTGAAGCCGTCCTTCGCGAAGAGCATCGCGTCGGGACCGGTGAGCTCCGGCACCGCGAGCACGCGGTCCGAGAGCACGGCGAGGAGCGAGTCCTGGACCTCGAGCGGGCAGCGCGTCACCTCCTCGAAGCGCACGATCGCGCCCGCTTCCATCGCGCGGTAGAGCGGCGCCGGCACGAGCGCGCGCGGCGTGGGGCCCTCCGCGAGGAGCAGCGCGTAGTTCCACGAATACTTGATCTGGTCCTCCGTCGTCGCCGCGCTCCCCTGGATCGTGCGCGTGGAGTCGCCGCTCACCGCCGCCGCGAGCAGCTCGCTCAGGAGCGACTTCGCGGTCCCGGGCTCTCCTACCAGCATGAGCCCGCGCCCGGTCGCGAGGGCTACCATCGCGCGGTCGACGAGCGAGGGCTGCCCGACGAACTTGCGGCGGACCTGCCGCTTCTCGTCGCCGAGGATGAACGTGCGCACTGCGCGCGCGGAGAGCCTCCAGCCCGGCGGCGCGGGGGCGTCGTCGCTCTTCGCGAGCCGCGCGAGCTCGGCGGCGTACGTGACCTCGGCGGGAGGCCGCTGGACCGCTTCCGTCATGCGAGCCACGATACACGCTCAGGCGGGCGCGAGCGGCGCGGTGACGAGCACCGCCGGCTCCTCCGGCTCGCTCACGAGGCGCGGATCGCCGGCGTACGTCGCGTAGCCCGCGGCGAAGCTCGTCGCGGCGCCCTGCTCGTCCTCGACGTCGTCGACGTGGAACCAGGCGGCGTGCACGCGCCGCGCGGTCACGTCGACGAGCATGAAGCCGCGCCGCACGAGCTCGACGTATTTGATCCACGGCGCGTCGGCGAGGAGCGCGGGCGCGGAGCGGCGCGAGGCGCCGGGCGACGTCACCGCCGGCGTGATGAGCTCCACCGCGAGCGGCGGCGCGCCGGGGCCGCGCGAGAGCTCGCTCGCCCACGACGAGTGCACGTCGCCGGAGAGCACGACGACGTCGCGGACCGGCGTCTCCTCGAGCACGTCGTAGAAGCGCGAGCGCGCCGCGGGGTAGTCGTCCCAGCCGTCGTCGCGGAACCAGGACGGCACCGCCGTCATCATCACCTGCTGCGCGACGAGCTTCCACCGCGCGCGGGACGTGCGCAGCGCCGCGGCGAGCCACACCTCCTGATCGGCGCCGAGGAGCTGGCGCGCGGGGTCGGCGAGGCCCGGATCGTCCGGCCCCAATTGGATATCGCGTCCCCATATTCGGGTATCGAGGAGGACGAGGTCGACCAGCTCCCCGTAGCGCAATGATCGCCATATCCGCCCGTCCGGCTGATCGCGAATCGGGATCCACTCCGAATACGCCCGCGCGGCCGCGCTCCGGCGCGCGGGCCAGTCGCCGAGCGCGGGGTTGTCGCCCGTCGTCCCGTCTCGATACGCGTTGTCGATGTGCTCGTGATCGTCCCAAATGCAGACGAACGGATGCTGCCGGTGCACCTCCTGGAGGTCGCGATCGCGCCGGTATTGCGCATAACGCGCGCGGTAATCGGCGAGCGTCTGCAGCGCGTGGCGCGGCTCGGAGCGGCGGACCGAGCCGTAGGCGCCGTCGGCGTATTCGTAGAGGTAGTCGCCGAGGTGGAGCACCGCGTCGATGTCGGGGCGCCGCGCGAGCGCGCGGTAGGCGTGGAAGTACCCGTGCGGGAGGCTCGCGCACGACACGACCGCGAAGCGCACCGGCCGCGCGTCGATCGGCGCCGTCCGCGTGCGCCCCGTCATCGAGGCGCGCTCGCGGACGAGGAAGCGGTAGTAGTAGGTCGTCGCCGGCGCGAGGCCGATCGCGTCGACCTTGACCGTGTAGTCGCGGTCCGCGTTCGTCTCGAAGGTGCCGCTCGCGACGACGCGCGCGAAGGTGGCGTCCTCGGCGATCTGCCAGCGGCCGGTGACGGGCGCGGTCGCGGTCGACGAGATGCGCGTCCAGAGGATGACGGCGTTCGAGAGCGGATCGCCGCTCGCGACGCCGTGGCCGAAGACGGGATCGACCGGCGGCGGGACCTCGTCCTCGGTGCCGCACGCGGCGAGCGCGGCCGCGACGGCGATCCCCTTCAATGCGTCACGGCGGCCGATCATGACTCCTCGTTGGCGCGAGCAATGGCCGTACCTCGAGCACGAACGCGGCACGCCCGCCTTCCCATCTGCGGCGACTTGGATAGCACCTCCCCTATGCCGAGCATGCGCGCCACACTCTGTATCGCCAGCCTCCCTCTTGCCGCTGCGGCGCTCGGCTTCGCCTGCGGCCCCGCGAGCGATCCGAACGACGTCGGCGGCGTCCAGTACATGGCGACGCACGCGATCAAGACCGCCTTCGTCGTCTTGATGGAGAACCATTGAGTCGGGCTCGAACCTCGGCATCTTGAACAACCACGAGCCGGACGAGAACCATCGCCACCCGACGGCAACAACATCGCCTCGAAGAACTGCATCGAGCACGTCCGCCCGCTCGGCGAGCTCGAGCGCGACCTCGCCGCCGATCGCGTCTCCGGCTTCGTGTTCGTCACGCCGGACCGGTGTCACAACATGCACGACGACTGCGAGTCCGGCGATCAGGTCAAGAACGGCGACGACTTCCTGCGCGGCCTCATGCCGAAGCTCCTCGGCTCGAAGGCGTACGCGGACGGCGGCGCGGTCTTCGTCACCTGGGACGAGAGCGAGGACGGCGAGTGGCCGATCGGGATGATGGTGTTCTCGCCGCACGCCCGCGCCGGACACGTCTCCGGCACCGCGTTCACGCACAGCTCGCTCCTCCGCACGCTGCAGGAGATCTTCGCGGTGGGCCCGCTCATCCGCGACGCAGAGAACGCGTAGAGCGGGACCGTACTCGACGCTCGCGCTGGGATGGGATCGTTGGTACTTTGACCTCAAAGCATCAACGGTCTCGTCGATGGCGTTCGCACAGCTCCTCCGCAAGCACTTCTGGGTCGTCCCGCTGCCGCTCCTGGCGACGGCGGCGCTCCTCAACGCGCAGGCGGTGACCCAGCTCGTGGGGGCGACGATGGCGGTCGACGAGAAGGACCTCGCGCGCGCCCCCAACGTGTCGCTCCGCGGCGCGGGCGCGGCCGGGTCCGCGTCGGCGCGCAGCACGGACGGCTCGCCGATCATCCATCGCAACGCGTTCGATCACGTCGCGGGCCCGCTCGACACGAAGCCGGTAGAGGAGAGCGGCGACGGCGAGCCCACCGGACCGATCGACACGAGCGATCCGTGGAGCGCGCCGGCGTGCGAAGGCGTCGTCGTGAAGGCGATCGCGGCGAGCGACGACGAGGCGTGGTCGTTCGCGTCGTTCGCGGGCGAAGGCGGCAAGCCGCAGCTCGCGCGTCGCGGCAGCGACGTCGGCGGCAAGACGGTGCACTTCATCGGCTGGGACCGCGTGTGGCTCACGAGCAGCGGCCAGCTCTGCCAGGCCTCGCTCTTCGACGCCAAGAAGGCGCCGCCCCCCGCCGCGCCGGCCCCCGCGCCCGCGGCGTCGTCCTCCGCCGCCCCGTCCACCGGCGCCCGCCGAGGAGCGCCGCCGCTCTCCGCCGACATGAAGAGCGGCATCAAGCAGGTGAGCCCGACCGAGTTCCAGATCGATCGCGGCATCCTCGACAAGATCCTGGAGAACCAGGCCGAGCTCATGCGTCAGGCGCGCGTCGTGCCGGTGCAGGAGAACGGCAAGGTCGTCGGCGTCCGGCTGAACGGCATCAAGTCCGACGCCCTCCTCGGCGTGCTCGGGATGCAGAACGGCGACACGCTGAAGACGATCAACGGCTTCGACATGGGCAGCCCCGAGAAGGCGCTCGAGGCATACGCGCGCCTCCGCACCGCCGACAAGCTCACGATCTCGCTCTCGCGCGGCGGCAAGGACATGAACATCGACTACGCGATCAAGTAGTCGCGACCCGCTTCCCCTCCGCGCGCGGCCGATCCATGCTCTCGCCATGGCCGTCTCCGCGCTCGACCGCGTCCTCGAACGACGCCCGGAGCTCCTCGCGTTTCTGCGCCGCCGCGTGCGCCCCGGCACCGACGTGGAGGATGTCCTCCAGCACGCCCTCCTGACCGCGACGGCGAAGGTCGCGCAGCTCCGCGACGAAGAGCGCGCGGTGGCGTGGTTCTACCGCATCCTCCGCCGCCGCCTCGCCGACGAGCGCGCCCGCGCCCGCGCGTGGGACGAGAAGCGCCCGCTGCTCGAAGCCGCTGAGGACGTCGCGCCGGAGGACCCCGCGCTCTGCGCGTGCAGCCTCGGCCTCCTCGACACGCTCGCCCCCGCGTACGCGGAGGTGGTCCGCCGCGTCGACCTCGGCGACGAGCCCATCGCCGACGTCGCGGCCGCGCTCGGGACGACGACGAACAACGTCACCGTGCGCCTCCACCGCGCGCGGAAGAGCCTGCGCGACCGCCTCGCCTCGACGTGCGGGACGACCTCGCTCGGCTCGTGCCTCGAGTGCGATTGTGTGTAATCGCGTGTAATGTTCCGCGCGTTTCCTCTGTCTGCCCCGCCGATGAGGAACGTCTTTCACTTCTGCGCCGCCGCGCTCGTGCTCGCGGCGTGCGCGTCTTCCCCGCCGCCGGCCGGGACCGCGGGCACGCCCCACGGCAAGCTGTCGGAGCTCTCGCGCGTCGAGGGCGACATCGTGCTCTGCGAGCACAAGGTGCCGGCGCAGGTCTGCACGAAGCACCACCCCGAGCTCGTCGCGCAATTCCAGCGCGCGGGCGACTGGTGCAAGCCGCACGGCGTGCCAGAGTCGCAGTGCCTCGAGTGCCACCCCGACCTCACCTTCGAGCCGCTCCCGAAGCTGCCCGAGGGCGCCGACGTCGCGTGGCTCTCGAAGGAAGGCGAGGACGTGCCCGACCTCGACGCGCACGCCGCTCCCGGCAAGGTCACCGTCTTCGAGTTCTACGCGGAGTGGTGCGCGGTCTGCCGCAAGGTCGACGGCCACGTCTACAAGCGGCTCGCCGGCGGCGAGACGGAGCTCGCGTACCGCAAGCTCAACATCGTGGAGTGGGAGTCCGCGCTCGGGCAGCGCTACGTGAAGGACGTCCCGACGTTGCCGCTCATCATCGTGTACGGACCGAAGGGCAAGCGCTTCCGCGCGCTCTACGGCGCCGACCTCGCGCTCATCGACCGCACGATCGCCGAAGCCCGCGCGCAATGAAGCGCCTGACAGCGCTCGCGCTCGTCGCCTTTCTCGGGGCCTCGCTCGCCGAGCGCACCGCCGCCGCGTGCGCGGGGTGCAGCAATCCCAATTTGCCGACCGCGCGCACCGCGATTGCCTATTTGCATCCGGGCGAGCTCTCGCTCGCATTCAACCTCACCGCGACGACGATGCACGTCACGCACTCGGAGCACTGTCCCGACATCGGCCCGATATGCAATCAGCGCGACGAGCCCGCGCAGATTCACGATCAGCGCTTCTACGTCGCCGAGCTCCGCCCCATTCTCGCATTGGGCATTACCGATCGCTTCGCGCTCGAGGCGCAGGTGCCGCTCCGCGTCGTGAGCACCACGATCACGTTCCGCCGGCTCGACGGCACCGCGTTCGCGCCGGACTACCAGAACATCCATCACCGCGACGAGACGCTCTACGGCCTCGGCGATCCGTGGCTCTTCGGCCGGATGACGGGCGCGGTCGGCGCGCTCGCGGTCACGGCGCGCGCGGGGGTCGCGCTGCCGGTCGGGAGCACGGAGGAGGACCCCTTCGCG encodes:
- a CDS encoding AAA family ATPase: MTEAVQRPPAEVTYAAELARLAKSDDAPAPPGWRLSARAVRTFILGDEKRQVRRKFVGQPSLVDRAMVALATGRGLMLVGEPGTAKSLLSELLAAAVSGDSTRTIQGSAATTEDQIKYSWNYALLLAEGPTPRALVPAPLYRAMEAGAIVRFEEVTRCPLEVQDSLLAVLSDRVLAVPELTGPDAMLFAKDGFNVIATANTRDLGVNEMSAALKRRFNFETVFPIADLATEIALVRAEAARLLARSGVTAPLPEEVLELLVTTFRELRAGETTDGQATDRLSTAMSTAEAVSVAHAVGVRGHYLAAGAPTPGDLVECLVGAAVKSNNDDLARLRRYFEQRVGRKNGAHWKAFYEARHKIPGS
- a CDS encoding alkaline phosphatase D family protein → MIGRRDALKGIAVAAALAACGTEDEVPPPVDPVFGHGVASGDPLSNAVILWTRISSTATAPVTGRWQIAEDATFARVVASGTFETNADRDYTVKVDAIGLAPATTYYYRFLVRERASMTGRTRTAPIDARPVRFAVVSCASLPHGYFHAYRALARRPDIDAVLHLGDYLYEYADGAYGSVRRSEPRHALQTLADYRARYAQYRRDRDLQEVHRQHPFVCIWDDHEHIDNAYRDGTTGDNPALGDWPARRSAAARAYSEWIPIRDQPDGRIWRSLRYGELVDLVLLDTRIWGRDIQLGPDDPGLADPARQLLGADQEVWLAAALRTSRARWKLVAQQVMMTAVPSWFRDDGWDDYPAARSRFYDVLEETPVRDVVVLSGDVHSSWASELSRGPGAPPLAVELITPAVTSPGASRRSAPALLADAPWIKYVELVRRGFMLVDVTARRVHAAWFHVDDVEDEQGAATSFAAGYATYAGDPRLVSEPEEPAVLVTAPLAPA
- a CDS encoding general secretion pathway protein GspC; translated protein: MAFAQLLRKHFWVVPLPLLATAALLNAQAVTQLVGATMAVDEKDLARAPNVSLRGAGAAGSASARSTDGSPIIHRNAFDHVAGPLDTKPVEESGDGEPTGPIDTSDPWSAPACEGVVVKAIAASDDEAWSFASFAGEGGKPQLARRGSDVGGKTVHFIGWDRVWLTSSGQLCQASLFDAKKAPPPAAPAPAPAASSSAAPSTGARRGAPPLSADMKSGIKQVSPTEFQIDRGILDKILENQAELMRQARVVPVQENGKVVGVRLNGIKSDALLGVLGMQNGDTLKTINGFDMGSPEKALEAYARLRTADKLTISLSRGGKDMNIDYAIK
- a CDS encoding sigma-70 family RNA polymerase sigma factor, producing the protein MAVSALDRVLERRPELLAFLRRRVRPGTDVEDVLQHALLTATAKVAQLRDEERAVAWFYRILRRRLADERARARAWDEKRPLLEAAEDVAPEDPALCACSLGLLDTLAPAYAEVVRRVDLGDEPIADVAAALGTTTNNVTVRLHRARKSLRDRLASTCGTTSLGSCLECDCV
- a CDS encoding thioredoxin family protein yields the protein MRNVFHFCAAALVLAACASSPPPAGTAGTPHGKLSELSRVEGDIVLCEHKVPAQVCTKHHPELVAQFQRAGDWCKPHGVPESQCLECHPDLTFEPLPKLPEGADVAWLSKEGEDVPDLDAHAAPGKVTVFEFYAEWCAVCRKVDGHVYKRLAGGETELAYRKLNIVEWESALGQRYVKDVPTLPLIIVYGPKGKRFRALYGADLALIDRTIAEARAQ